A single window of Hymenobacter sp. APR13 DNA harbors:
- a CDS encoding BatA domain-containing protein, which yields MNFTYPWFLLGLLCIAIPVLIHLFELRRPTRVLFTNLGFIREVRIVTARQRKIKYLLVLMVRIGFVAFLVLMFAQPFIPARVEALDSKQSAPTVLLDTSPSMQADAEAGSVSRFDKAVDQARELPTAFPANARFALNQNQNARLTPTAYRVALDQLSVSGRATGVKGALQRVVKQPGSSAKQLFVFSDFQKSGFSALSLADVDSAVQVTLVPVGGSSTRNVFVDSLWLEDAFVRRNADMVLHIRLRNGGTEAVENCQVRLFVGNRQATTFNATVPVQAPVTMTARVRLDSGQVQQCRVELDDFPVVFDNTYYFALQASPTIRVLEVKAGEGQALQRVYGNEPMFAYSQATSAQLNYEQLEKANLLLVQGVGRIEAALRENIRRVVQRGGSVVVVPPADLAGRATYDQLFRELGIGPVQWETAKAALREVAVPDRRNPFFREVFGAQSRPPVMPKVAPVLRWSRSGTDILRTQDGDGFLSAFSSGKGTVYLFSTPFEQSATDFLQHALFVPVMYRLAMQSFRSEQALAYRLNQGNVTVAVGTDGAQQGEQVYKLVNDSLTFIPAQRVQEGTVRMEVPAGMQQPGFYRLTRNGQTIAQLAFNNDKRESELAAYTAAELRQLVGPNRPNVQVYETGQGMSVAARYKAERVGTPLWQYCLWAALACLLAEVLLLRFMGRPVVPADVRVAA from the coding sequence ATGAATTTTACTTATCCCTGGTTTTTACTGGGCTTGCTGTGTATCGCCATACCGGTGCTTATTCACCTGTTTGAGTTGAGGCGGCCCACACGCGTGTTGTTTACGAATCTGGGCTTCATTCGTGAGGTCCGGATTGTGACGGCTCGGCAGCGCAAAATCAAGTACTTGCTGGTGCTGATGGTACGAATTGGCTTCGTGGCTTTTTTGGTGCTGATGTTTGCGCAGCCGTTCATCCCGGCCCGGGTGGAGGCGCTGGATTCCAAGCAGTCTGCTCCGACGGTGTTACTGGATACTTCTCCAAGTATGCAGGCTGATGCGGAAGCTGGTAGCGTGTCCAGATTTGATAAGGCAGTTGATCAGGCGCGGGAATTGCCGACGGCCTTTCCGGCTAATGCCCGCTTTGCGCTCAATCAGAACCAAAATGCTCGGCTAACGCCGACTGCCTATCGTGTGGCTCTAGATCAACTAAGCGTTTCGGGCAGGGCTACAGGAGTAAAGGGTGCGCTGCAGCGCGTGGTAAAGCAGCCGGGTAGCAGTGCGAAGCAACTGTTTGTCTTTTCGGACTTTCAGAAGTCAGGATTTTCCGCGCTTAGTCTAGCCGACGTAGATTCAGCTGTGCAGGTAACCTTGGTGCCAGTAGGTGGCAGTAGCACGCGGAATGTTTTCGTGGACAGCTTGTGGCTGGAAGACGCCTTTGTGCGGCGTAATGCCGACATGGTGCTGCACATCCGGCTGCGCAATGGCGGAACGGAAGCAGTGGAAAATTGCCAGGTACGGCTATTCGTTGGCAACCGGCAGGCTACGACTTTTAACGCCACGGTACCCGTTCAAGCTCCTGTTACCATGACTGCCCGAGTGCGTCTGGATTCCGGCCAGGTGCAACAGTGTCGGGTAGAGTTGGACGATTTTCCGGTGGTGTTTGATAACACCTATTACTTCGCTTTGCAGGCCTCGCCTACCATACGCGTGCTGGAAGTGAAGGCGGGAGAGGGGCAGGCATTGCAACGCGTGTATGGCAATGAGCCGATGTTTGCGTACAGCCAGGCCACCTCTGCTCAGCTCAATTACGAGCAACTGGAGAAAGCCAACCTGCTGCTTGTGCAGGGTGTCGGCCGCATTGAGGCCGCTTTGCGCGAGAATATCCGGCGGGTGGTGCAGCGCGGCGGCTCAGTGGTAGTGGTGCCCCCAGCCGATCTGGCCGGGCGGGCTACCTATGACCAGTTGTTTCGGGAATTGGGCATAGGACCGGTGCAGTGGGAAACAGCCAAAGCGGCGTTGCGTGAAGTTGCTGTGCCCGACCGGCGCAATCCGTTCTTTCGGGAGGTATTTGGCGCGCAGAGCAGGCCGCCGGTGATGCCGAAAGTTGCGCCTGTGTTGCGCTGGTCCCGTTCGGGTACTGATATTCTGCGCACGCAGGATGGGGATGGGTTTCTCTCTGCGTTCAGCAGCGGCAAGGGGACGGTGTATTTATTTTCGACCCCGTTTGAGCAGAGTGCGACGGATTTTCTGCAGCATGCTCTGTTTGTGCCGGTGATGTACCGGCTGGCTATGCAGAGCTTTCGGAGTGAGCAGGCCTTGGCGTATCGGCTTAACCAGGGAAACGTGACGGTGGCTGTGGGCACTGATGGCGCACAACAGGGCGAGCAAGTCTATAAGCTTGTGAATGACAGCCTGACGTTTATTCCGGCCCAGCGGGTGCAGGAGGGCACGGTGCGGATGGAAGTGCCAGCAGGCATGCAGCAGCCCGGCTTTTACCGGCTCACGCGCAACGGCCAGACGATAGCGCAGCTGGCGTTCAACAACGACAAGCGGGAGTCGGAGTTGGCGGCCTATACAGCGGCTGAGCTGCGGCAGCTGGTGGGGCCTAACCGGCCCAATGTGCAGGTGTATGAAACCGGTCAGGGAATGTCGGTGGCGGCGCGTTACAAGGCGGAGCGGGTCGGGACGCCTTTGTGGCAGTATTGCCTGTGGGCCGCATTGGCCTGTTTGCTGGCGGAAGTGCTGCTGCTGCG